From the genome of Marixanthomonas ophiurae, one region includes:
- a CDS encoding DUF3341 domain-containing protein, with product MASKTIHAIYNDDDLLMQAVKQVRAEHYHIEEVYTPFPVHGLDKVMGLAPTRIAITSFMYGLVGLTVAVLMMNFIMIEDWPQNIGGKPSFSYIENMPAFVPIMFELTVFFAAHLMVITFYMRSKLWPFKKAENPDVRTTDDHFLMAIDAGSHDVKKLTKFLYDTGAMEISLIENEEDH from the coding sequence ATGGCATCGAAAACAATTCACGCTATTTACAACGATGACGACCTGTTAATGCAAGCTGTTAAGCAGGTACGTGCAGAGCATTATCATATTGAAGAGGTATATACTCCTTTTCCGGTTCACGGGCTAGATAAAGTAATGGGCTTAGCTCCTACAAGAATTGCCATAACATCATTTATGTATGGATTGGTAGGACTTACAGTAGCAGTTTTAATGATGAACTTCATTATGATTGAAGATTGGCCACAAAATATAGGTGGTAAACCAAGTTTCAGTTATATTGAAAACATGCCAGCCTTTGTGCCAATTATGTTTGAACTAACTGTTTTCTTTGCAGCTCACTTAATGGTAATCACTTTTTATATGAGAAGTAAATTATGGCCATTCAAAAAAGCTGAAAATCCTGATGTTCGAACTACCGATGACCATTTTTTAATGGCTATAGATGCAGGATCACATGATGTAAAGAAACTTACTAAGTTTTTATATGATACGGGAGCCATGGAGATTAGTTTAATTGAAAATGAAGAAGACCATTAA
- a CDS encoding redoxin domain-containing protein has protein sequence MIKPKEKAPKLQLDLTNGTTWDIEKQQPENFTMIIFYRGLHCPVCKKYLEELQTKINDFKEKGVNVVAASMDTKKRATISTEKWDIDSIPLAYGMTEEKAREYGLFISHAIKDAEPDVFSEPALFLINKDATIYSASIQTMPFARPGFDDLLKSLDFVLKEDYPARGGK, from the coding sequence ATGATTAAGCCGAAAGAAAAAGCACCCAAACTACAGTTAGATTTAACTAATGGTACAACTTGGGATATTGAGAAACAACAACCTGAAAATTTTACAATGATTATTTTTTACAGAGGTCTACACTGTCCTGTATGTAAAAAGTACTTAGAAGAATTACAGACTAAAATAAATGACTTTAAAGAAAAAGGTGTAAATGTAGTAGCTGCAAGTATGGATACTAAGAAAAGAGCTACTATCTCTACTGAAAAATGGGATATTGATTCCATTCCACTTGCGTATGGGATGACTGAAGAAAAAGCTAGAGAATATGGACTGTTCATTAGCCATGCGATTAAAGATGCTGAACCAGACGTATTTTCTGAACCTGCTTTATTTTTAATTAATAAAGACGCAACTATTTATAGTGCTTCTATACAGACGATGCCATTTGCTAGACCTGGATTTGATGATTTGCTAAAGTCTCTTGATTTTGTATTAAAAGAAGATTATCCTGCTAGGGGCGGAAAATAA
- a CDS encoding c-type cytochrome, with protein sequence MKKSLNITIALVAAFSLFSCFNDKKPNYQFMPNMYEPVGYETYGEYDVFENEQEAKLPAEGSIPRGWTPYEYDNTTEGLNLAKAESKNPLEITEDNISEGEALYTIYCAVCHGDKGDGQGILAEREKFLGIPSYADPGREITMGGIYHVEMYGLNAMGSYASQTNEKERWQIAMHVMDLKAALNGEPSLLETVGAKAVDSSNTETSQVEQNETDTEGEDVSEASENETN encoded by the coding sequence ATGAAAAAAAGTTTAAACATAACCATAGCGCTTGTAGCTGCATTCAGTTTGTTTTCTTGCTTTAATGATAAAAAACCCAATTATCAGTTTATGCCTAACATGTATGAACCGGTTGGGTATGAAACTTACGGTGAATATGACGTTTTTGAAAATGAACAAGAGGCAAAACTTCCTGCCGAAGGCTCTATCCCTAGAGGATGGACACCTTACGAGTATGACAATACAACAGAAGGATTAAACTTAGCCAAAGCAGAGTCAAAAAATCCTTTAGAGATTACGGAAGATAATATTTCAGAAGGAGAAGCACTTTATACTATTTATTGTGCAGTATGCCACGGTGATAAAGGGGATGGACAAGGTATATTAGCTGAAAGAGAAAAATTTCTAGGTATTCCGAGCTATGCAGATCCGGGAAGAGAAATTACTATGGGAGGTATCTATCACGTAGAAATGTACGGATTAAATGCAATGGGTTCTTATGCATCACAAACTAATGAAAAAGAGCGTTGGCAAATTGCTATGCATGTAATGGATTTGAAAGCTGCTTTAAATGGTGAGCCTTCATTACTAGAAACAGTTGGTGCTAAAGCTGTAGATTCAAGCAATACCGAAACGTCTCAAGTGGAACAAAATGAAACTGATACCGAAGGTGAAGATGTTTCAGAAGCATCAGAAAACGAAACTAACTAA
- a CDS encoding quinol:cytochrome C oxidoreductase — MYTLPSKLKLFAIIFMVVGAIGIVSGFLTAPSTTAEVKEMMASHGDGHGSDQSTAEESHSTNENHNAEGNLGDEHAQVANEHGENAHDSEEAHLEHTLHQMQNRPWSALYIACLFFLFIALGTLAFYGIQYAAQAGWSPVLFRVMEGITAYLPVASVILFVLLLLSAFHVNHIFHWMDPELVDPNSPHYDKLIAGKSGWLNVPFFLIRAAIFLAGWNLYRYFSRRNSIKQDAADDNSWFKKNFKMSAGFLVFFIVTESMMSWDWIMSFDPHWFSTLFGWYVFAGMMVSAITVIAMVSIILKKQGYLEFVNDSHIHDLAKYMFGFSIFWTYLWFSQFMLIWYANIPEEVTYFVTRIEDYKLPFFGMLVTNFVFPVLLLMNSDYKRVNWFVILTGVVILAGQYINLFVMVMPGTVGTSWFIGLPEIGSILFFFGLFVFVVFTALTKAPLLAKRNPFMKESKHYHY; from the coding sequence ATGTACACGCTACCAAGTAAATTAAAACTGTTTGCAATTATTTTTATGGTCGTTGGAGCCATAGGAATAGTATCAGGTTTCCTTACTGCTCCCTCAACCACAGCCGAGGTTAAAGAAATGATGGCTAGTCATGGAGATGGACATGGGTCAGACCAATCAACAGCCGAAGAATCACACAGTACAAATGAAAACCACAATGCAGAAGGAAACCTTGGCGACGAGCACGCTCAAGTTGCTAATGAACACGGCGAAAACGCACATGATAGTGAAGAAGCACATTTAGAGCATACTTTACATCAAATGCAAAATAGACCTTGGTCAGCATTATATATTGCTTGTTTATTCTTTTTATTTATTGCATTAGGAACCTTGGCTTTTTATGGTATACAATATGCCGCACAAGCCGGTTGGTCCCCTGTCTTATTCAGAGTAATGGAAGGAATTACAGCTTATTTACCAGTAGCTTCGGTAATACTATTTGTATTATTATTGCTTTCTGCTTTCCATGTAAATCATATTTTCCATTGGATGGATCCAGAATTAGTTGATCCTAATAGTCCACATTACGATAAGTTAATTGCTGGAAAAAGCGGATGGTTAAATGTTCCTTTCTTTTTAATTAGAGCAGCTATATTCTTAGCTGGATGGAACCTATATAGATATTTTTCAAGAAGAAATTCTATTAAACAAGATGCTGCTGATGATAACAGTTGGTTCAAAAAGAACTTTAAAATGTCAGCTGGATTTCTAGTGTTTTTTATAGTAACTGAGTCTATGATGTCTTGGGATTGGATTATGAGTTTTGATCCGCACTGGTTTAGTACTTTATTTGGATGGTATGTTTTTGCAGGGATGATGGTTTCAGCTATTACAGTAATAGCAATGGTGTCTATCATTTTAAAGAAACAAGGATATTTAGAATTTGTAAATGATAGCCATATCCACGATTTGGCAAAATATATGTTTGGCTTTAGTATTTTCTGGACCTACCTTTGGTTCTCACAGTTTATGCTAATATGGTACGCAAACATTCCGGAAGAAGTAACCTATTTTGTAACACGTATAGAAGATTATAAATTACCATTCTTCGGAATGCTAGTAACAAACTTCGTATTCCCTGTACTGTTATTAATGAATAGTGATTACAAGCGTGTAAACTGGTTTGTAATCTTAACAGGGGTGGTGATTTTAGCAGGACAATACATAAACCTATTTGTTATGGTTATGCCTGGTACCGTAGGAACCTCTTGGTTTATTGGCTTGCCAGAAATAGGTTCCATATTATTTTTCTTTGGCTTATTTGTGTTTGTTGTGTTCACAGCATTAACCAAAGCGCCTCTACTTGCTAAACGAAATCCGTTTATGAAGGAAAGTAAACATTATCATTATTAA
- the nrfD gene encoding NrfD/PsrC family molybdoenzyme membrane anchor subunit: MASHYEAPIRRPLIVGDKNYHDVTVDVAAPVEGKANKSWWIVFTISLIAFLWGLGCIIYTVSTGIGVWGLNKTVGWAWDITNFVWWVGIGHAGTLISAVLLLFRQKWRMAINRSAEAMTIFSVIQAGLFPIIHMGRPWLGYWVLPIPNQFGSLWVNFNSPLLWDVFAISTYLSVSLVFWWTGLLPDFAMIRDRAITPFTKRIYSILSFGWSGRAKDWQRFEEVSLVLAGLATPLVLSVHTIVSFDFATSVIPGWHTTIFPPYFVAGAIFSGFAMVNTLLIIMRKVSNLENYITIQHIELMNIVIMITGSIVGVAYITELFIAWYSGVEYEQYAFLNRATGPYWWAYWAMMTCNVFSPQFMWFKKLRTSIMFSFFISIVVNIGMWFERFVIIVTSLHRDYLPSSWTMFQPTFVDIGIFIGTIGFFFVLFLLYARTFPVIAQAEVKSILKSSGEKYKKLRAEHGDDVKHYDAAVAPAANNEFLKSTEETATDTVHAGKIAENDVEREKIEDLLDGIGRFDPETETQDDLKKISGVGPVMEQKLHQIGIYTFNQVSKMTDREYDLLDTIIDEFPGRAKRDDWAGQATKLKNN; this comes from the coding sequence ATGGCGTCGCATTACGAAGCACCTATTAGAAGACCCTTAATTGTAGGAGATAAAAACTACCACGATGTAACTGTGGATGTTGCTGCTCCTGTAGAAGGAAAAGCCAATAAATCGTGGTGGATTGTTTTTACAATTTCCCTAATAGCATTTTTATGGGGGCTAGGTTGTATAATATATACAGTATCCACCGGTATTGGTGTATGGGGATTGAATAAAACAGTAGGCTGGGCCTGGGATATTACCAATTTTGTTTGGTGGGTAGGTATCGGTCACGCAGGAACTCTTATTTCTGCGGTACTTTTATTGTTCCGCCAAAAGTGGAGGATGGCAATTAACCGTTCTGCAGAAGCAATGACGATTTTCTCTGTGATACAGGCGGGATTGTTTCCTATTATCCACATGGGGCGACCTTGGTTAGGGTACTGGGTGTTACCTATACCAAACCAGTTTGGTTCGTTATGGGTAAATTTTAATTCGCCATTACTTTGGGATGTATTTGCAATTTCAACCTACCTATCAGTGTCGTTAGTTTTCTGGTGGACAGGTTTACTTCCAGATTTTGCAATGATTCGTGATAGAGCAATTACACCTTTTACAAAAAGAATTTATAGCATCCTATCATTTGGATGGAGTGGTCGTGCAAAAGACTGGCAACGTTTTGAAGAAGTTTCATTAGTATTAGCCGGATTGGCAACACCACTTGTACTTTCGGTACACACCATTGTATCTTTTGACTTTGCTACATCGGTAATACCAGGATGGCACACTACCATTTTCCCTCCTTATTTTGTGGCAGGAGCAATTTTCTCAGGATTTGCAATGGTAAATACACTTCTTATCATTATGCGTAAAGTGTCTAATCTTGAAAATTATATTACCATTCAGCATATCGAATTGATGAACATAGTAATTATGATTACAGGTTCTATTGTTGGGGTGGCATATATTACTGAGCTATTTATCGCTTGGTACTCAGGAGTAGAGTACGAACAGTACGCTTTCCTTAACCGTGCAACGGGACCTTACTGGTGGGCATATTGGGCTATGATGACTTGTAATGTGTTCTCCCCGCAGTTTATGTGGTTTAAAAAATTGCGTACAAGTATTATGTTCTCTTTCTTTATTTCGATTGTAGTAAACATAGGTATGTGGTTTGAGCGTTTTGTTATTATTGTAACATCACTTCATAGAGATTATCTACCATCATCTTGGACAATGTTTCAACCAACGTTTGTTGATATAGGTATCTTTATTGGGACAATAGGATTCTTCTTTGTATTATTCTTATTATATGCAAGAACATTTCCTGTAATTGCTCAAGCAGAGGTAAAATCTATCTTGAAGTCTTCAGGTGAAAAGTATAAAAAGCTTAGAGCTGAACACGGCGATGATGTAAAACATTACGACGCTGCGGTAGCGCCTGCTGCTAATAATGAATTTCTAAAAAGCACGGAAGAAACAGCAACAGATACTGTACATGCTGGTAAAATTGCTGAAAATGATGTAGAACGTGAAAAAATAGAGGATCTTTTAGATGGAATTGGACGTTTTGATCCTGAAACTGAAACCCAAGACGATCTAAAAAAGATAAGTGGAGTTGGTCCTGTAATGGAACAAAAGTTACACCAAATAGGTATCTATACATTTAATCAAGTAAGTAAAATGACCGATAGAGAGTATGACCTTCTTGATACTATTATAGACGAATTCCCTGGAAGAGCAAAACGTGATGACTGGGCAGGCCAGGCAACAAAACTTAAAAACAATTAG
- a CDS encoding TAT-variant-translocated molybdopterin oxidoreductase — MASNKKYWKSVEELNEDSSVVKTLQENEFVTEIPTDDFLGDKETLEASSTTRRDFLKYVGFTTAAASLAACEGPVVKSIPYVVAPDEIVPGVANFYATTIADGFDFANVLVKTREGRPIKIERNDLSKYGDGVNARVHASVLSLYDNNRLQAPSVNGSEVSWSDFDAKMAQKMNEMGGKDVVLLTQTFASPSTSKLIKEFTAKYPNVRHVVYDTVSSSEALDAFQAKYGARALADYDFSKAEVIVSVGADFIGDWQGGGYEGSYAKGRVPKNGKMSRHVQFESNMSLSGANADKRVPVTPSQQLQILKALTGGSASGLPENIADAVSKAKAQLNKAGSKGVLVTGLPNVAAQKMVLDFNESKGSVVMDTAKPKMTRKGNTAEVMRVLDGVISGSVKGLITVGVDPVYSFPNNKAFKEAYQKLDMSLAFSMKEDATASLAQMVAATPHYLESWGDVQMKKGSFSLMQPTIRPLFNTRQFQDCLLKWTGNTKNYYDYIKETWTSSVLAGGSWNQALHDGFVESSVEVSMEDATADEANMTLESSTNNGALAASAQNGDGYELTLYSKTALGDGQQANNPWLQEMPDPITRTSWDNYLTISAADAKELGVENENVANGALNGGYVNVKMDGVVVNKVPVLVQPGQAKGSVGLAFGYGKTAAIQEEMQTGVNAFPLYKDFSSVQNVTLEKVGGVHEFACVQLHNTMMGRDIIRETTLEIFNTKNVEEWNAVPKVSKDHQEIPVTSPDADLWESFDRSVGHHFNLSIDLNACTGCGACVIACHAENNVPVVGKSEVRRSRDMHWLRIDRYYSAEESLEVDQDKKEGFSGLFGDNGSLGGFGELEDPSANPQVAFQPVMCQHCNHAPCETVCPVAATSHGRQGQNHMAYNRCVGTRYCANNCPYKVRRFNWFLYNENDEFDYHMNNDLGRMVLNPDVVVRSRGVMEKCSMCIQKTQKTILDAKRDGRPVKDVEFQTACSAACGTGAMVFGDINDHDSEVYKEKKDKRMYHLLEYVGTEPNVFYKTKIRNTEEV; from the coding sequence ATGGCATCAAACAAGAAATACTGGAAAAGTGTTGAGGAGCTTAATGAAGATAGTTCTGTTGTTAAGACGTTGCAAGAAAATGAATTTGTAACAGAAATTCCTACAGATGACTTTTTAGGCGATAAAGAAACATTAGAAGCTTCTTCAACAACACGTCGTGATTTCTTAAAGTACGTTGGTTTCACCACAGCAGCTGCTTCACTTGCAGCCTGTGAAGGGCCAGTTGTAAAATCAATCCCTTATGTAGTGGCACCGGATGAAATAGTTCCTGGGGTAGCAAATTTCTATGCTACTACAATTGCAGATGGGTTTGACTTTGCTAATGTGTTAGTAAAAACAAGAGAAGGTCGTCCTATTAAGATAGAGCGAAATGATCTTTCAAAATACGGTGATGGCGTAAATGCCCGAGTGCATGCTTCTGTTTTGTCTCTTTATGACAACAATCGCTTGCAAGCTCCTTCGGTTAATGGAAGTGAAGTATCTTGGAGTGATTTCGACGCCAAAATGGCTCAAAAAATGAATGAAATGGGTGGAAAGGACGTTGTGTTGCTTACACAAACCTTTGCTAGTCCATCAACTTCAAAACTTATAAAAGAGTTTACTGCAAAGTATCCAAATGTGCGTCACGTAGTGTACGATACAGTGTCTTCTTCTGAAGCACTAGATGCTTTTCAAGCTAAATATGGCGCTCGTGCCCTAGCAGATTATGACTTCTCTAAAGCCGAAGTAATTGTTTCCGTTGGAGCTGATTTCATAGGAGATTGGCAAGGTGGAGGCTATGAAGGTAGTTATGCTAAAGGGCGTGTACCTAAGAACGGGAAAATGTCTCGCCACGTCCAGTTTGAATCTAATATGAGTCTTTCTGGTGCAAACGCAGATAAACGTGTGCCAGTAACTCCTTCTCAACAGCTTCAAATTTTAAAAGCCTTAACAGGTGGAAGTGCTTCTGGTTTACCAGAAAACATAGCTGATGCTGTTTCTAAAGCAAAAGCACAATTAAATAAAGCAGGTAGCAAAGGTGTTCTTGTAACAGGATTGCCTAATGTTGCTGCTCAGAAAATGGTATTAGACTTTAACGAATCTAAGGGTAGTGTGGTAATGGATACTGCAAAGCCAAAAATGACTCGTAAAGGAAATACTGCTGAAGTAATGCGCGTATTAGATGGCGTTATTTCAGGAAGTGTAAAAGGATTGATTACAGTAGGAGTAGACCCTGTGTATTCATTCCCAAATAATAAAGCATTTAAAGAAGCGTATCAAAAACTAGATATGAGTCTTGCGTTTTCTATGAAAGAAGATGCTACAGCTTCTTTAGCACAAATGGTTGCTGCAACTCCACATTATTTAGAATCTTGGGGAGATGTACAGATGAAAAAAGGAAGTTTCAGCTTAATGCAACCAACTATTCGTCCGTTGTTTAATACTAGGCAATTTCAAGATTGCTTGTTGAAATGGACCGGAAATACAAAAAATTATTACGATTATATAAAAGAAACTTGGACTTCTTCCGTGTTAGCCGGTGGTTCTTGGAATCAAGCGCTTCACGATGGTTTTGTTGAAAGCAGTGTTGAAGTTTCTATGGAAGATGCAACTGCAGACGAAGCTAATATGACTTTAGAAAGCAGTACTAATAATGGAGCATTAGCTGCTTCAGCTCAAAATGGAGATGGATATGAGTTAACATTATATAGTAAAACTGCTTTAGGTGATGGTCAGCAAGCTAACAACCCATGGTTGCAGGAAATGCCAGACCCTATCACTCGTACATCTTGGGATAACTATTTAACTATTTCGGCAGCCGATGCTAAAGAATTAGGTGTTGAGAATGAAAACGTAGCAAACGGTGCATTAAACGGCGGGTACGTTAATGTGAAGATGGATGGTGTTGTGGTAAATAAAGTTCCTGTTCTTGTTCAGCCTGGACAGGCTAAAGGATCTGTTGGTTTAGCATTCGGATACGGAAAAACTGCTGCTATTCAAGAAGAAATGCAAACAGGTGTAAACGCCTTCCCGCTATATAAAGATTTCTCTTCAGTACAAAACGTTACCTTAGAAAAAGTAGGGGGTGTTCACGAATTTGCTTGTGTTCAATTGCATAATACTATGATGGGTCGTGATATTATTCGCGAAACAACTCTTGAAATATTTAATACGAAAAACGTTGAAGAGTGGAATGCGGTACCTAAAGTATCTAAAGATCATCAAGAGATTCCAGTGACCTCACCAGATGCAGATCTTTGGGAAAGCTTTGACCGTTCAGTAGGTCATCATTTCAATCTTTCTATAGACTTAAATGCCTGTACAGGTTGTGGGGCTTGTGTTATAGCATGTCACGCTGAAAACAACGTTCCTGTTGTAGGTAAATCTGAAGTTAGAAGAAGTCGCGATATGCACTGGTTGCGTATTGATAGATACTATTCAGCAGAAGAATCATTAGAAGTTGATCAAGATAAAAAAGAAGGATTCTCTGGTTTATTTGGAGATAATGGTTCGTTAGGTGGTTTTGGAGAATTAGAAGATCCATCTGCAAACCCACAAGTGGCTTTTCAACCGGTAATGTGTCAACACTGTAATCACGCTCCATGTGAAACAGTTTGTCCGGTAGCGGCAACTTCTCACGGAAGACAAGGTCAAAACCATATGGCATACAACCGTTGTGTGGGTACGAGGTATTGTGCAAACAACTGTCCTTATAAAGTACGTCGTTTCAATTGGTTCTTGTATAATGAAAATGATGAGTTTGACTACCACATGAACAATGATCTTGGTCGTATGGTGTTAAACCCAGATGTAGTGGTACGTTCAAGAGGGGTTATGGAAAAATGTTCTATGTGTATTCAGAAAACACAAAAAACAATTCTTGATGCGAAACGTGATGGACGTCCTGTTAAAGATGTTGAATTCCAAACTGCTTGTTCTGCAGCTTGTGGAACTGGTGCGATGGTATTTGGAGATATTAACGATCACGATAGTGAAGTATATAAAGAGAAAAAAGATAAAAGAATGTATCACTTATTAGAATATGTAGGAACTGAACCAAATGTGTTCTACAAGACTAAAATAAGAAATACAGAAGAAGTTTAA
- a CDS encoding cytochrome c oxidase subunit II has product MTAFLVVLVIILFGVAVWQMTKVFEMSKTKQTDTGDIASDKDNKVNGYLMVMFLVFLYVLAIVCFWKWGDVLLPEAGSEHGSQIDNLMLISMILIFFVGIVTHWLLLSFAFKYRGEKGKKAVFYADNDKLEFIWTIIPVIVLAGLIIYGLFTWTDIMNVSEEDDPLVVELYAYQFDWRARYSGEDNTLGEANVRLIEGVNQLGVDASDPNAQDDIVVNELHLPVGRKVLFKMRSQDVLHSAYMPHFRAQMNVVPGMVTQFAFTPTITTEEMRQNDDVVEKVRHINEIRRENSKELAAKGEQPLESYEFDYLLLCNKICGISHYNMQMKIVVESQEDYEAWLKEQPALEETFAQLKENR; this is encoded by the coding sequence ATGACCGCATTTTTAGTTGTATTAGTAATTATTCTTTTTGGAGTTGCCGTTTGGCAAATGACCAAGGTTTTTGAAATGTCTAAAACCAAACAGACAGATACCGGCGATATAGCATCAGACAAGGACAATAAAGTAAACGGATACCTAATGGTGATGTTCTTGGTCTTTTTGTATGTGCTAGCTATTGTTTGCTTTTGGAAATGGGGAGATGTACTCCTTCCTGAAGCTGGTTCAGAACATGGATCACAGATAGATAATTTAATGTTAATATCCATGATTCTTATTTTCTTTGTGGGTATAGTAACACACTGGCTTTTACTTTCTTTTGCGTTTAAGTATAGAGGCGAAAAAGGTAAAAAAGCAGTTTTCTATGCAGATAATGATAAATTAGAGTTCATATGGACCATAATCCCAGTAATTGTATTAGCAGGTCTTATTATCTATGGTCTTTTTACATGGACTGATATCATGAATGTAAGTGAAGAGGATGATCCATTAGTTGTTGAATTATATGCTTATCAGTTTGATTGGCGTGCTAGATACTCAGGTGAAGATAATACCTTGGGAGAAGCCAATGTACGGTTAATCGAAGGGGTTAATCAACTGGGTGTTGATGCTTCAGATCCCAATGCTCAAGATGATATTGTAGTGAATGAATTACACTTACCAGTAGGTAGAAAGGTGTTGTTCAAAATGCGTTCTCAAGATGTATTACACTCTGCTTATATGCCACATTTTAGAGCACAAATGAACGTAGTTCCAGGTATGGTTACTCAGTTTGCATTTACCCCAACCATCACTACTGAAGAAATGAGGCAAAATGATGACGTAGTAGAAAAAGTAAGGCATATTAATGAGATACGAAGGGAAAATAGTAAAGAATTAGCAGCAAAAGGGGAACAACCTTTAGAGTCTTACGAGTTTGATTATTTATTGCTTTGTAATAAAATATGTGGAATTAGCCACTATAACATGCAAATGAAAATTGTAGTTGAATCACAGGAAGATTATGAGGCTTGGTTGAAAGAACAACCAGCACTCGAAGAAACATTTGCACAACTGAAAGAGAACAGATAA
- a CDS encoding cytochrome c oxidase subunit I, protein MSAHTEDLAVDHHDDHGHHHEQTFISKYIFSTDHKMISRQYLITGIFMGIIGILMSVLFRMQIAWPEEPFTIFEIFLGKWAEGGVMDPSVYLALVTIHGTIMVFFVLTAGLSGTFSNLLIPLQIGARDMASGFLNMVSYWLFFISSVIMVLSLFVEAGPASAGWTVYPPLSALPQAIPGSGTGMTLWLVSLAIFIASSLLGSLNYIVTTLNLRTKGMSMTRLPLTIWAFFVTAIIGVVSFPVLLSAALMLIMDRSFGTSFFLSDIYIAGEVLHNQGGSPVLFEHLFWFLGHPEVYIVILPAMGIVSEVMATNSRKPIFGYRAMIASILAIAFLSTIVWGHHMFVSGMNPFLGSVFTFTTLLIAIPSAVKAFNWITTIWKGNLQMNPAMLFSIAFVSTFITGGLTGIILGDSALDINVHDTYFVIAHFHLVMGISAVYGLLAGVYHWFPKMFEGRLMNKNLGYVHFWVTAIGAYGIFFPMHFVGMAGLPRRYYTNTNFPYFDDLADINVVITIFAIITAAIQVVFLYNFFHSIFYGKIGPKNPWKSTTLEWTAEMKHIHGNWDGPIPHVYRWPYDYSKLNKDETGYVIPGQDFIPQTVPLKENEDELNH, encoded by the coding sequence ATGTCAGCACACACAGAAGATTTAGCAGTAGATCACCACGATGATCACGGGCATCATCACGAACAGACCTTTATATCTAAATATATATTTAGTACAGATCATAAAATGATATCCCGGCAATACCTTATCACCGGTATTTTCATGGGGATAATTGGGATATTAATGTCCGTTCTTTTCAGAATGCAGATAGCATGGCCTGAAGAACCATTTACAATTTTTGAAATTTTCTTAGGGAAATGGGCAGAAGGTGGCGTAATGGACCCAAGTGTTTATTTGGCATTGGTAACTATACATGGTACCATAATGGTATTCTTTGTATTGACAGCAGGGCTAAGTGGTACCTTTAGTAACTTATTGATTCCGTTGCAAATCGGGGCTCGTGATATGGCCTCAGGCTTTTTAAACATGGTATCATACTGGCTTTTCTTTATATCTAGTGTGATTATGGTACTCTCGTTGTTTGTTGAGGCAGGACCCGCATCAGCTGGTTGGACAGTTTATCCTCCGCTGAGTGCTTTGCCACAAGCTATACCAGGATCTGGTACTGGAATGACGTTATGGTTGGTGTCATTAGCTATATTTATTGCATCCTCTTTATTGGGATCGCTTAACTATATTGTAACAACATTAAACTTACGTACCAAAGGAATGTCCATGACAAGACTTCCGCTTACTATATGGGCGTTTTTTGTAACAGCCATTATTGGTGTGGTATCGTTTCCTGTATTATTATCAGCAGCGCTGATGTTAATTATGGATAGAAGTTTTGGTACATCATTCTTCCTTTCAGACATTTACATTGCTGGGGAAGTGCTACACAATCAAGGAGGGTCACCTGTATTATTTGAGCATTTATTTTGGTTCTTAGGACACCCAGAAGTATATATTGTTATTTTACCGGCAATGGGTATTGTTTCAGAAGTTATGGCTACCAACTCACGGAAACCAATTTTTGGATATAGAGCAATGATTGCGTCAATACTTGCAATTGCCTTTCTATCTACTATTGTTTGGGGGCACCATATGTTCGTTTCAGGGATGAATCCTTTCTTGGGGTCTGTGTTTACCTTTACAACATTGTTAATCGCAATTCCTTCAGCAGTAAAAGCATTTAACTGGATTACAACAATATGGAAAGGTAATCTGCAAATGAATCCCGCCATGTTATTTTCTATTGCATTTGTTTCTACCTTTATTACAGGTGGGTTAACAGGGATTATCCTCGGGGATAGTGCTTTAGATATTAACGTGCACGATACGTATTTTGTAATTGCTCACTTCCACTTGGTAATGGGTATTTCAGCTGTATATGGTTTATTGGCTGGAGTATATCATTGGTTCCCAAAAATGTTTGAAGGGCGATTGATGAATAAAAATTTAGGATATGTCCACTTTTGGGTAACTGCAATAGGAGCATATGGAATTTTCTTCCCAATGCATTTTGTGGGTATGGCAGGTTTACCGAGAAGATATTATACAAATACTAACTTCCCATATTTTGATGATCTGGCTGATATAAATGTGGTGATAACCATCTTTGCTATCATTACGGCAGCGATTCAAGTGGTATTTTTGTATAACTTCTTCCATTCTATTTTCTACGGAAAGATAGGACCAAAAAATCCTTGGAAATCTACTACCTTAGAATGGACGGCCGAAATGAAACATATTCACGGAAACTGGGATGGTCCAATACCACATGTATACCGTTGGCCTTATGACTACAGTAAGTTGAATAAAGATGAAACCGGCTATGTAATACCAGGACAGGATTTTATCCCTCAGACCGTTCCTTTAAAAGAAAACGAGGATGAATTAAATCACTAA